DNA sequence from the Caldilineales bacterium genome:
TGCTTTTACTCCTTCCACCTTCGATTTCGAGTACCTTGACACAAGCGCCCGTCGCTTCGAGGTAGCCTACGGCGAGGACGGTCAGCGCAGAGGAACCGACAAGCGCCAGCGCCCCTACCTGCTCGAACAGGTCGCCGATCTGGAGGGCGCCTGGGCGCAGGTCAGCCGCGCTTCCACGGCGCAGGTCAAGGCGCTGGAAAGCCTCATCGAGGCCAAACGCCGGGACTGGGGCGAGCCGACGGGCACGCCAAAGGTCTCCGCGACCTTCCGGCAATTCGTGGCCGATGCTCTGCGCGAGGCCGGCGTTCACACAGGTTCGTTGGAAAAAGCGGCGGTCACCGGCCTGTTGGCCGACGCCCTGGAGCTTCATCTGACCATTCACAAAGAGAAACTACCGTAGAGGAGGACGCGTCGATGTACACGCTGCAACGTTTCATGATCATGGCCCTGGATCCGGTTCACATTGGCACGGGCGGCTACCGGCTGGGGCGGGTGGACAACAGCATCAGCCGCGAGCCGGGCACCAACCTGCCCAAGGTCCCCGGCACCAGCCTGGCGGGCGCGGCTCGCTCCTATGCGGCCATGCGCTACGAGAAGCCGGGCTGCGCCGGACAGGGCGGCAAGGATCGCCAACACTGCGGCGACGTCAGGTGCCCCATCTGCTACACCTTTGGCAACACGCGCGGCAATGAGGGCGGCAACGCCGGCGCCGTCAGCCTGGCCGACGCCCAACTGCTGCTCTTTCCCGTCCATTCCATGGCCGGGCCGATCTGGGCAACGACCAGGGCGCGGCTGAGGCAGGCTGGCTTCAGCGTGACGGCGCCCGACCTGGCCCGCGGTGAGTTCGCCACGACCATGCCAGGCTGGGCCAAGCCGCTCAACCTGGGCTGGCTGATGTTGGATCGCAGGGATGGCGCCGTCAGCGTCGTCCCTCCGCCCGGCGCAGGGACAGTGGCCGGTTGGGACGAGCTGGCGCGGCGCCTGGTGTTGGTGGACGAAGGCCTGTTCAGCCAGATCGTCAACAGCAACCTGGAGGTGCGCACGTCGGTCAGCATTGATCCCGCCACCGGCGCGGCCAAAGAAGGCGCCCTTTTTACCTACGAGGCGCTGCCGCGGGCGACCCTGCTGTGGTGCGACGTGGTGGAGGACGATTACCGCGCCGGCAACAAGCCCTGGCCCATCGCCCAGACCCATGCCAGCAAGGCTCTGGGCGAGACCTGGAACAGCCCGTTGGATGTCGTCAAAGCCGGCTTGAGCCTGGCCGAACACCTGGGCATCGGCGGCATGGGCACCCGCGGTTTTGGCCGCATCAAGCTGCTGGCCGCTTGGGAGGTGAGCCATGCGTAACCTGGATACGTTGGCCGCGCAAACGGCCCAACAAATCATCGCCGACACCCAGAGGTTCAAGGCCAGCGAGGTGGAGAACCTGGCCACCAAAGCACTAGGTGTGCTGCAAGAAAACGGCGTCTACGCTGTTTCTCTTTATCTCTATTCTCGCACTGGCAATGAGAAAGAGACCTCACCGCATGTGCGCTCGAAGCTGCTTGGGCTGGCCGCCCAAGAAGTCGTACATCAGAAAGCACCTGAAGACCGCGCCGAGGCAGCGCTGCGCTTTGTCACCGACCACATTGCCAACGACCTGGACACCCTGCTGCTGGTCAAACAGGTCTGGGAGCAGACGCTGATCTACGTGCGCTACGGAGCCAAGGCCAGGGGGTGAGCCATGAGCTGGACAGCCTATCGAGTCATCTTGCGCCTGCTAACGCCGATGCACATCGGCGCGGCCAAGCTGGGCAACCTGCAGACCACGCGCCCTTACATCCCCGGCAAGGCGTTGTGGGGCGGATTGACGGCTCGCATCACCCGCGACAATCCCCATCTGGGCGGCGACTACCGGGCGATCGGCGAGCGAGTCAATCAGGAGCTGGCCTTCAGCTACTTCTATCCCACGACAGGCGAGGAGGTCGAACTGTGGCCCTGGGACGACCCCGACCAGTTCGCCTGGCGCTTTCTCGGTTCGTATGCCAGCACGGCGCTCAATTACAGTCAGTTCAGCGCCGCAGAAGGCAGCCTGCATGAGACCGAGTTCATCGCTCCCACCACGCGAGAAGGACAGCCCGTCAATCTGCACGGTTATGTCTGCGAGCGCGAAGGCAGCGCCTTGCCCTGGCGACAGGCGTTGGAACGGCTGCATCTGGGGGGTGAACGCACGTATGGTTGGGGACGTTTGGCGCTGAAAACGGAGCCAACGGCAGCCACGGCTTTGTTCGGGCGACATGCCGTCGAGCTAAGAGGAGAGCGCCCGGAGATAGTGCTTGAAACCGGAAGTTCGCTGTTGGCTCATACCCAGGCCAACGGCGATGGGGCCATTCTGGCTTCTGGACGAGTGACCCCGTTGGTGGGTCGAGAAACGCCCGCTGCATCCGAGCACGGACGGCGGCTTTCCAGCGCGGTGATTTGTTGGGAGCCGGGCAGCAAGACTGTGGCCGATGCGCTCATCGCCATTGGCAGTTTTGGCATCTGGCAGAGGCTGAGGTGATCTCGATCGATATCCTCCCCCACGCCGAAAAGCTGGCCCCAGCCAACCCGCTCGGGCTGGAGCGTTGGCCGCTCTACCACCAGATGCGCACTTACGAGGCGCTGGGTGAGCATCCCCTGGTGGTAAATACGTATGATACCGGCACGGGGAAGACGGTGGCCGCACTTCTGGGGTTGCTGCATCCGGCCTTGCACGGACGCAACTGCCTCTTCATCGCGCCCACCAACGAGTTGATCCGCCAGCACGTAGGGGATATCGAGACCTTCGTGCGCACCTATGGCCTCGACTATCACGTTCTACATGTGGACGCGGCCACCATGCGCAGCCTGCGGCCGAGTCATGAGCGCGAACGAGTGGGTGAAAGGCTGGTGCGGCTTTTTAGCAATCCCCGCGCCTTTGGCTGGGAAGGGCGCAAACCGGTGATTGTCGTAACCAATCCCGATATCTTCTATTATGCGCTGTATGTGGCCGCCTACAATCCTCACGACCGGCGCAACTTGTTGGAGCAGTTTCTCAGCCGCTTCGATTATGTGGTAGTGGATGAATTTCATTATTACAACGCCAAGCAATTGGCGAACTTTCTTTTCTTCTTCATCATTGCCCAGGAGTGGGGCTATTTCGATCAGGGCCGGCGTATCTGTTTGCTTTCGGCCACACCTGAAGAGGCTGTGGCAAAGTATCTATCACGAGTTTTTCCAAAATCTAACGCCATTGCCTGGATTAGCCCTGGCAACAAGCCGGCCGACAGCGCAGATTGCGAAGTCACCCCTGTTCTGGCGCCGCTGACTCTGACGGTTCAAGCTGGGACGATAGATGAGTTCGCCGAGGATACGCGTCAGAGGGCATGGTTGAGCGACTTGCTGGCCGCAGGGCAGGATGGGGCCCTGATCAGCAATGCTCTGTGGCGGGTGAATCAGGCGCGAGCCAAGCTGAAGGGGGTTGGCTTCGATGGGCGGGTGAGCCGGCTGACCGGCGCAGAGACGATTGAAAGTCGTCGCATCGCGCCATCGGCGCCGCTGATTCTGGCTACGCCCACGGTGGACATCGGCTACAACTTCAGCAAGCCGGGCAAGGTCCGCCAGCCGCTGGATTTCATCGTCTTCGACGCCCGCACGCGGGATGAGTTCCTGCAGCGGTTGGGACGTGCGGGACGGGTGTTGGGCCGGGCGCAGACCGATCTGCGTTCGCAGGCCGTGGCGTTGGTGGATGCCGACGCGCTGGCCGGTCTGAAGCATTTGGCTGGGCAGGGTTTAGCTCGACCGGCTTTGCGGCAGGCCATCCAGCAGGTCCTACCCCCGCGCCACGATCTTTTTGCCTACATCCGATCCTATGCCGTGTGGGAGGCTTTTCGGCCCATCTACGAACTGAAGCGCACCATGCGCCCTGACCTGGAAGAATGGGTGGAGAGGCTTTTCGATGGCGTGCGACAGGTCTTTGCCCCAGATAGTCAACGCTGGTATTACGGATCACTGTGCGGGCGAATACGCCGGCATGAGCGGATTGGGCGGGTCTTGCAAGACGAACTTTGGGGCGAACTGCCGGATTTCGTGGATGATTTTCTGAACTGGCATCGCCCCATGAATGCCTCGCCGGAGGAATGGACGTGGCTTGAACAAGAGGTTCGTAGCAATCCAAGCGTGCGCAAAGGGGTGATGCTGCCCTGGATGGAGGCTCATTATGCCCTCGATGAGGCGCTCTTTAGCTTTCGAGATAGCTTCCAGGGGCCGGTGGCGGCAGTCTATGACCCCACTCACTTGCTATCGGACGCCGACGTGACCGAGTACGATGCTCTGCATGTGGCTGCCAATTTCGAGGCTGATTATTTCGATGGCGTCGGGGAGTTCCAACGTGCTTGTGGAGTTGAAGCGGATGAGAAGGCGCAGGTGTATTGCCGGTTGAAGGCGCAGCGAGAAGCCAGACTCGCCATCGGGCTGACATACCGGGAGCAGCGTTTGCCTCGCGACGCCTGGGAAAGGCTCTACACCGGGCGGCCGGTGGCATTGCGTGGCCTGCATCTGTTGGCCAATGCGCTCGGAGGAGGAGCAGCGCCCCTTCCCACGGCTTTGCAACGCAGCCTGGAAAGTAGTCATGTGGCCTGCCTGGTCGTAGCTGACAAAGACTGGGGGCGGCTGCTTTATCTGACCCGTGATCGCAATCTTTTTCCCCGCGCTTTATCTGTGACTTTTGTCCAGGACGGCGGCTTGAGCCATGATTACAAGGCGATGGTGGGCGCGGCGGCCTTTGTCGTTCATGCCGAACTGGAAAGATACTTTTGGATCAAGGAGAAACGAGAGGCCACTGCGCCTATCATCGTCTGATGCGCCCATCTTGCTTACATGACCTTCAGCATAATCCCCCTATCGAATCTCGCCCGCGAGCTAAGGAGCACAACCATGTCACCCTACCCCGACCACACCCTCCATGCCATTGTCGTCAATCTGATGGCGGCGGAAGATGGCTTTACGCCGCTGACGCAAGGGCCGCTGGCGCAGGCGGCCTTTCTCGATCTGGTGCAGGCGGCCGATCCCGATCTGGCGGCGCATCTGCACGATGATAACCAGCGCAAGCCCTATACCATTTCGCCGCTGCACAACCTGCCGCGGGCGGATGAACGCGGGCGGCACGTGCTAAAGGCCGGGCAGCGGGCCTGGCTACGGATTACGTTGCTGGAGCCGGCCCTGTTCACCGCCTTCTTTCAGCGGCTGTTCGCCGAAGGGCCGTCGTTGAAGTTGCGCATCGGCGGCGCGCAGTTTTTGATCGAGAGTGTGTTGGGCGCGCCGGGCAGCCATCCCTGGGGCGGGTATACGACTACGGCGGCGCTGGCCGAGGAGGCCGGGAGCGAGCGGCGGGTGCGGATGCAGTTCTTCAGCCCGACGGCGATGAACCGGGGCCAGGAGGGAGCGGCGCGCAAGCGGATGGTGCTGTTGCCAGAGCCGCGCATGGTTTTCGGCTCGTTGCGCGGGGCCTGGAATAAGCTGGTGGGCGATGATCTCCCGTTCGAGTTCGAACGCTGGGCGGAGGAGTATGTCTTCGTGCGGGAGGTGCGGTCGTGGCAGACGGGCGTGTATCAGTTGAAGGGGAATGTGCATATCGGCGGCTATGGTGATGTGACGTTCGAGGCGCTGGACGCCGAACCTGACTGGCTGCGCATTCTCAATCTGCTGGCTGATTTCGCCTTTTATAGCGGGGTGGGGGCGAAGACGGCGATGGGGATGGGGCAGGCGCGGAGGGTAGGCTAACAGTCAACAATCAACAGTCAACAATCAACAATCAACGATGAACTTTGATGACAGCGAAGAGCTATGGATGAGTATCTGCCCCTCAGTTTTCTGAATCAGCTGGAGTATTGCGAGCGGCGGTTCTGGCTGATGTATGTGTTGGGGGAGATGGATGTGAATGCGCCGGTGCTGGAGGGGTCGATCCAGCATGAGCGCGCGCATAGCGGCGAGGGGGAGCGGGAAGGGGAGACGGTGATCCACCGCCGGCTGCATGTGTGGTCGGATCGCTTGCGGCTGATCGGGTTTGCGGATGTGGTGGAGGAGGCCGGGGGGGAGTTGCTGCCGGTGGAGCATAAGCACGGGAAGATGGGGCGCTGGCTGAACGATCATGTCCAGTTGTGCGCACAGGCGATGTGTCTGGAGGAGCGGACGGGCCGGGACATTGGCGGGGGGGAGATTTTCTATTGGGGGTCGCGGCGCCGCGAGCGGGTGGAGTTCACGCCGGCGTTGCGCGCCCGCACCGAGGCGGCAGTGGCGAGGGTGGCGGAGTTGGTGGCGGCTGGGGTGATGCCGGCGCCGCTGGACAATGCGGCTAAGTGCCGGGATTGTTCGTTGGAGGGGATTTGCCTGCCGCGCGAGGTGGAGGCGTTGAATCGTAAGCAGGCGCAGGAGGCAAGCTGATGCCAGAATTACACCCATGGGAGGACGAGATGGCGACGTTGTATTTGACGGAAGCGCACGCGAGTGTGCACAAGGATGGCGATACGCTGAAGGTGTTTATCCCCGAAGAAAAGGGGACGAATACGCCGAAGCGCACGGTGACGATCCCGCTGATCAAGGTGACACAGGTGGTGGTGTATGGCGATGTGACGCTGACCAGCCCGGCGATGATGGCGCTGTTGGATCAGGGGGTGGATATTTGTTTTTGTTCGTATTATGGTCAGTTCAAGGGGCGGTTGGCGCCGCCTTTTGGCAAGAATAGTCTGATCCGGTTGCAGCAGCATGCGGCGCACAATGACCCGGCCCGGTCGCTGCTGCTGGCGAAGACGTTTGTGAAGGGGAAGTTGGTGAATATGCGGGCGATGTTGATGCGGGCGAATCGGAAGCGGGGGGAGGAGGCTATCGGCGCGGCGGTGGAGACGCTGAAGGGGGTGATCGAGAAGGTGGAGAAGCTGGATGCTGCGGGGGCGTCGGTTCCCGATCCGGCGCATCCGCAGAGTGAGTCGCGCTATGGGGCGTTGTTGGGGTTGGAGGGGGCGGGCGCGGCGGCCTATTTTGGGGTGTTTGGGAGTTTGTTGCCGGGGGAGTGGGGGTTCGAGCGGCGGGTGCGGCGGCCGCCGCGCGACCCGGTGAATGCGTTGCTGTCGTATGGTTATGTGTTGTTGATGAATCAGGTGTCGTCGGCGATCAGTATCGTGGGGCTGGATCCGTATGTGGGTTATTTGCATTCGTCGCAGTTTGGCAAGCCGGCGCTGGCGCTGGATGTGATGGAGGCTTTTCGGCCGCTGGTGGTGGATTCGACGGTGCTGACGCTGCTGAACAATGGGATGTTGGAGCGGAAGGATTTCGTGGAGGAGTTGGGGGCGTGGAGTCTGACGGAGAAGGGGCGACGGACGTTTTTGCAGAAGTTCGAGGAACGGCTGGATACCGAGATCGTGCACCCGGTTTTCGAGTATCGGGCGACGTACCGGCGCTGCCTGGAGTTGGAGGTGCGGCTGGTGGCGAAGTGGTTGACGGGTGAGATCCCGGTGTTGCGGCCGTTTGTGGTCAGGTAGGAGCCGGAGATGATGAGATCGGAGTACGGAGATCGGAGGTCAGGATGAATCGAGGCAATCCCGCCCGAACGCTTTATGTCGTTGCTTATGATATTCCCGTGGATAGGCGGCGGACAAAGGTGCATAAGGTTCTGAGTGGTTTTGGCAAGTGGACGCAGTACAGTCTGTTCGAGTGTTATTTGTCGGACAAGGAGATGGTGCAGTTGCGGAGTAAGTTGGATAAGTTGTTGAAGGCGGATACGGATAGCGTGCGGTTTTATCCGTTGTGTGCAGCGTGCGCGGGAAAGGTGGAGACGATCGGTTCGCCCAAGCCGGCGGAAGATAAGGTGTTTTTGGTGTGAGGTGCGAGATGAGTGGATGGCGTGGCCAGGAGAAGGGGGGGATTGGGCCTGCGAGCGGTGGAGTCGTGGTGGAAATGTGGGGAGGCGCTCGCAGGCAGGGTGCGGAAAAAGGGGGGCGGTTCGAGGCCGAAAAGGGGGTGGAAATGGGCGCATGGGGAAGGGGAGGGGGTGAGGGGTGGTGTGGGGCCGGGTGTGTGGGGGGTGGAGTGGGATGGGAGAGGCGAGGCGCTCGCAGGCAGAGCGGCGGTGGTTGGCAGGTGGGGGAGTTCGTGTTGGCAGAGTTTGCTTTTTGGACGAAAAGGGAGGAGAATAGGGGTGTGGCTGGCAAAATGCAGGCTGCCGGTGGAGCGTCGTCCCAGAGCTGCGAGAGCAGCTTCACCGAACTGAATCCCGAACGCGGGATTGAAAC
Encoded proteins:
- the cas3 gene encoding type I-D CRISPR-associated helicase Cas3'; amino-acid sequence: MISIDILPHAEKLAPANPLGLERWPLYHQMRTYEALGEHPLVVNTYDTGTGKTVAALLGLLHPALHGRNCLFIAPTNELIRQHVGDIETFVRTYGLDYHVLHVDAATMRSLRPSHERERVGERLVRLFSNPRAFGWEGRKPVIVVTNPDIFYYALYVAAYNPHDRRNLLEQFLSRFDYVVVDEFHYYNAKQLANFLFFFIIAQEWGYFDQGRRICLLSATPEEAVAKYLSRVFPKSNAIAWISPGNKPADSADCEVTPVLAPLTLTVQAGTIDEFAEDTRQRAWLSDLLAAGQDGALISNALWRVNQARAKLKGVGFDGRVSRLTGAETIESRRIAPSAPLILATPTVDIGYNFSKPGKVRQPLDFIVFDARTRDEFLQRLGRAGRVLGRAQTDLRSQAVALVDADALAGLKHLAGQGLARPALRQAIQQVLPPRHDLFAYIRSYAVWEAFRPIYELKRTMRPDLEEWVERLFDGVRQVFAPDSQRWYYGSLCGRIRRHERIGRVLQDELWGELPDFVDDFLNWHRPMNASPEEWTWLEQEVRSNPSVRKGVMLPWMEAHYALDEALFSFRDSFQGPVAAVYDPTHLLSDADVTEYDALHVAANFEADYFDGVGEFQRACGVEADEKAQVYCRLKAQREARLAIGLTYREQRLPRDAWERLYTGRPVALRGLHLLANALGGGAAPLPTALQRSLESSHVACLVVADKDWGRLLYLTRDRNLFPRALSVTFVQDGGLSHDYKAMVGAAAFVVHAELERYFWIKEKREATAPIIV
- the cas6 gene encoding CRISPR-associated endoribonuclease Cas6, which encodes MSPYPDHTLHAIVVNLMAAEDGFTPLTQGPLAQAAFLDLVQAADPDLAAHLHDDNQRKPYTISPLHNLPRADERGRHVLKAGQRAWLRITLLEPALFTAFFQRLFAEGPSLKLRIGGAQFLIESVLGAPGSHPWGGYTTTAALAEEAGSERRVRMQFFSPTAMNRGQEGAARKRMVLLPEPRMVFGSLRGAWNKLVGDDLPFEFERWAEEYVFVREVRSWQTGVYQLKGNVHIGGYGDVTFEALDAEPDWLRILNLLADFAFYSGVGAKTAMGMGQARRVG
- the cas4 gene encoding CRISPR-associated protein Cas4; its protein translation is MDEYLPLSFLNQLEYCERRFWLMYVLGEMDVNAPVLEGSIQHERAHSGEGEREGETVIHRRLHVWSDRLRLIGFADVVEEAGGELLPVEHKHGKMGRWLNDHVQLCAQAMCLEERTGRDIGGGEIFYWGSRRRERVEFTPALRARTEAAVARVAELVAAGVMPAPLDNAAKCRDCSLEGICLPREVEALNRKQAQEAS
- the cas1d gene encoding type I-D CRISPR-associated endonuclease Cas1d, which codes for MPELHPWEDEMATLYLTEAHASVHKDGDTLKVFIPEEKGTNTPKRTVTIPLIKVTQVVVYGDVTLTSPAMMALLDQGVDICFCSYYGQFKGRLAPPFGKNSLIRLQQHAAHNDPARSLLLAKTFVKGKLVNMRAMLMRANRKRGEEAIGAAVETLKGVIEKVEKLDAAGASVPDPAHPQSESRYGALLGLEGAGAAAYFGVFGSLLPGEWGFERRVRRPPRDPVNALLSYGYVLLMNQVSSAISIVGLDPYVGYLHSSQFGKPALALDVMEAFRPLVVDSTVLTLLNNGMLERKDFVEELGAWSLTEKGRRTFLQKFEERLDTEIVHPVFEYRATYRRCLELEVRLVAKWLTGEIPVLRPFVVR
- the cas2 gene encoding CRISPR-associated endonuclease Cas2, which gives rise to MNRGNPARTLYVVAYDIPVDRRRTKVHKVLSGFGKWTQYSLFECYLSDKEMVQLRSKLDKLLKADTDSVRFYPLCAACAGKVETIGSPKPAEDKVFLV